One Bythopirellula goksoeyrii genomic window, TTCCTCTTTTCTGGTCAAGACCGGCGAATCAACCAGTCGGGGCCTGGCGTGTTGATCATTGACGTGGGCTTAGGTGACAATAACCATTCGGGGCCCACAACGATTTCTAGGGGTAATTTTCACTACGCAAATAACGATTCTCTGAATGTTGGAGGGGGATTGATAGTGTCTTCTGGCGGCGCGATAGGAGTCGACACGGGAGTTGCCACGAATTCGACATTCCTTCAAAAAATCGATCCGACAAGTACCGGTGGCTTGATGCTGGCTGCAAGCGATGCCTCTGCGAATCTGGATTTCACGAGCTTCCCTCTATCGAATGCTGGCAACATGACTGTGGCCGCCCCTGAGACTGGTCTCACCTATACAGGGATTATAACACCTGCGAACTCAACTTATGGACTCGGTGGTGGTTCTGGGACTTTGACTTTGCCAAACGCTCAACTATCAGGTGCGAATGCCCTGGAAGTGAGAAACGAAGGGACGGTCGAGCTTCTTGGAGATAACACCTATTCGGGTACGACTTCGATTGTTTTGAGATCTGGCAGTGGAGACCCGCCTACTCTTGTGGTCGACAAACTTACCAACGGAGGAGTAGCAAGTAGCATTGGCTCCTCATCATCCGATGCATCGAATCTGTACATTCAAGGAGCAACACTCAAGTATGTTGGAACGGGTGACTCTACCGATCGCCTATTTACTATCGGTACGAAGGGTTTGACCATTGATTCATCAGGAACTGGTGCCGTTGTATTTTCTAATACTGGTCTGCTAGGTCGCGACGATGCAGAGAGTAGGCTAGGCACACTTGATGATTTTAGCGGACGGCCAGATGAGATAGTCGAGATTGACGACACCAGTGACATCGTTGTTGGCATGGCAGTCAGCGATCCTGATGGTGGGGGTACTTTCACTCAAGCTCCTTGCGAACCGAGTGGTGCCAACTGCATCCCCGTGGATACGGTGGTTACGAGTGTCGGAACTCATTCCGTCGTAATCAACAACTCTTTTCCATTCATACTGAAAGAGAATACGACCATAGTTTTTGGAACCGTGGAAAGAACGTTGACACTGGCTGGTACAAATGCCAATGACAATACACTGGCATCCGTCATTAGTGATTCCGGTTTAGGTGGTGTTGTGAGCGTCGATAAGGTAGATGCCGGCAAGTGGATTCTCTCAGGTGCCAATACATATACTGGCAGCACGACAGTGACTGAGGGGATTTTGAGCATTACCAACGGCTACTTGGCTGATACTTCAACGGTCAATTTAAACAGCAGTGGTATGCTTGATCTCGATTTCACCGGTGCTGATGTGATCGACAGTCTCGTCCTGGATGGAGTTGCGCTATCCGATGGGATTTACGGAGCCACAGACGGTGGCATGGGCTACAATGTTTTGGCCGCTCTCTCTGGCAGTGGTTTTCTCAATGTCGGCAATGTTCCATTCCCACTTGTTGGTGCCTTAGCAGCGGTACCAGAGCCGAGTGCTCTGCTGCTGGTTTCGATTGCCTGCCTGGGATTGGCTGGAACGAGAAAACAAGTTCGTCGATCCTAGAATGTCTGCATATTCATGAGCGCAAAGCCCGGGTCTGGTGCGAATCAGTCCCGGGCAGATTTTGCGCTGTTCGACAAAGACTCCCCCTGCGGTGTCAAACCGAGGAGTATTGAGTACGGCATTATCCAAAGCTCAATCGCTTGTCCCAGCTTGCAGGATACTGACGGAATACTAGGATTAAGTGTCTTACCTCACATTCATGGCGGATTTCTAGTTTGCAATAGGAAGAGTATTCACTCAGTCCAACGCCAGCAGTTATAAACAACCAAAAGGGGTGATCCATGGCCTCCCGACATCGCTTTAATCTTAAGTCATCGTTCGCCACCCTCTTGGTTGTCGGCGTTCTGTTCGCCAGTGCTGCCGGTTGTTCTGGGGCTAAATCAGGAACTGACAGAATCCAAGAGGGGGAGTCTGCCAACACCGTGAGCGGTGGAGGTGAACTCGGAACTGACCAAAGTGATTCAATAGGTGGGAAACGAAAAATTGCCGTGGTGATCTCTACTTTGAACAACCCGTGGTTTGTCGTGCTCGGCGAAACGGCTCGCGATCGGGCAATCGAGCTCGGCTACGAAGTCACTTTATTTGACTCGCAAAACGACACCTCAAAAGAGGCTGCCCACTTCGACAATGTGA contains:
- a CDS encoding autotransporter-associated beta strand repeat-containing protein, translating into MRRIQIGTLFGSVLVFLVFNSSVFAQNEASFTEFQWIGGTGLQTWQSGANWDLPDFPNDTDPLDMDYPTADLSVGLGANLNVSIGTSAVTVAGLAMGGTSGVVTSEISSGGPAGILHFKNYFEPEGLLTEKDADFDNDGLVAGSDFLIWQRNYLFQNTGPDNINDQGDANDDDSVNGVDLMIWQEQYGLGNSFFTQGDAFLRSGGVAGSVNRITAPIHLEDEPLEIDAINPLVIDVGANITNSAPDLTSSSRISVLRGTVTINSEIVVTDVDTTPMSGGTDLTLRATASRADGNGATLILNGIVRDANPAQTGSVTFGGGDGRIEIYGDNDLGGTVRTGGAEIVLGHDHALGVSSLAPFTPAHVRPGGTFISDNDNRNIPNKFTLQSNFNFAGDKTLTLSGEITQTNNRGFNNNIEAPGELILDGLLNIWEDDEALLREFDFFGTGTTRITGLIRDDFLFSGQDRRINQSGPGVLIIDVGLGDNNHSGPTTISRGNFHYANNDSLNVGGGLIVSSGGAIGVDTGVATNSTFLQKIDPTSTGGLMLAASDASANLDFTSFPLSNAGNMTVAAPETGLTYTGIITPANSTYGLGGGSGTLTLPNAQLSGANALEVRNEGTVELLGDNTYSGTTSIVLRSGSGDPPTLVVDKLTNGGVASSIGSSSSDASNLYIQGATLKYVGTGDSTDRLFTIGTKGLTIDSSGTGAVVFSNTGLLGRDDAESRLGTLDDFSGRPDEIVEIDDTSDIVVGMAVSDPDGGGTFTQAPCEPSGANCIPVDTVVTSVGTHSVVINNSFPFILKENTTIVFGTVERTLTLAGTNANDNTLASVISDSGLGGVVSVDKVDAGKWILSGANTYTGSTTVTEGILSITNGYLADTSTVNLNSSGMLDLDFTGADVIDSLVLDGVALSDGIYGATDGGMGYNVLAALSGSGFLNVGNVPFPLVGALAAVPEPSALLLVSIACLGLAGTRKQVRRS